From a single Larimichthys crocea isolate SSNF chromosome XIII, L_crocea_2.0, whole genome shotgun sequence genomic region:
- the LOC104937682 gene encoding chitin synthase, which produces MPHLDIVTNVAILNGVAVLSSLLQVITQFTARERSRFLAPSITAFLLILLGYVQFLVLYIMKDPTDTKMAIWVGLAVGGSFLVSFNWWECYFRFISKNCSSVFLRSLFRDMTKCQNCLHILSSLLRIAVTACVLGAYVPLAKMNWDVVRSIPSRKTRIIAIIIGVQLISSALCQWFAVAACKMHALRRCFILPLYLASLAVMALLVVPVIVYYQDYRISLNGAATNFTSYCSVVVERRNQSLNGSVFPHLVLDVTHTLCFLDMSKTVDIGILTGSAVSWWLGLVLSTLHLWYFNVYRIQRTQDLFIRRLYDGAFIEQSLLLNTRFDIQTKGKTKNFKPSETAMIYLCATMWHETYDEMMNIIISIFSSSLCFSEHCRMDKYRPKIGPKFNDFTFEAHIYFDDAFKHDENQGSHLNEYARDLVEIFTEVYSIFTNMDDKLFKKKPHHFPDQKIIKTPYGGRLVVTMPQGNIIVVHFKDKDFVRHKKRWSQVMYLYYLLGWKLIAKYYTRWQKGEDENVLKAEIQREKHNTYLLALDGDTDFQPSAVMLLIDRLKMYPRVGAACGRIHPTGSGPAVWIQKFEYAVSHRLQKTAEHVFGCVLCSPGCFSLYRAEALMDDNVMKRYSTKSTEASHHVQYDQGEDRWLCTLLLKQGWRVEYTAASDAYTNAPENFKELYNQRRRWGPSTMANVVDLLGSTNIISKRNPSISKPFMFYQLFALTLAILAPATICLLIAGSLSSVFNMHANSALILAVIPPTIYLGLCFKLESNTQITVAGFMSIVYAFLMFMVTLSIVGTMVKERTILTPSSLFVISMAIIYVITAILHPQEIHLVFYGFLYIPCIPSAYLLLTIYSMANLNNVSWGTRDSKPATAAVQPEETTQLTTAQKAKNTFQCVSSWFKCGKKSSQYSLIPQHESPEFESELQPQNTVVDDIRIPQEEQPVEPVFGRPVECWVTQLQSQCDDIQLQEDSLDKEEENFFKELLDTYLQPLAEDKEKQKKMASDLRGLRNKINLAFFTLNALWLVATFTLQLLEASVSIRLPKIDLDLQFTGEDINVDPIAFMFILGFATTIVIQFFAMLYHRVYTLIHYVAFLDTEPAGQKPEKEDFYTPDKKIDTASHDNTASTSTFTSTSTSTSISNSQEESDPEDSDDEFFQNLYTRRDDGGATVST; this is translated from the exons ATGCCGCATTTGGACATCGTGACCAACGTGGCGATTCTGAACGGTGTGGCCGTCCTCTCTTCGCTTCTGCAGGTGATCACTCAGTTCACTGCCCGGGAAAGGAGCCGCTTCCTCGCACCATCCATCACCGCCTTCCTCCTCATTTTGCTCGGTTACGTCCAGTTTCTGGTTTTATACATTATGAAGGATCCTACTGATACCAAGATGGCCATCTGGGTGGGTCTGGCTGTTGGTGGGTCCTTCTTGGTGTCTTTCAACTGGTGGGAGTGCTACTTCAGATTCATCAGCAAGAATTGCAGCTCTGTCTTCCTCAGGAGCCTGTTCAGAGACATGACAAAGTGTCAGAACTGTCTGCACATCCTCTCCAGCCTGCTGAGGATCGCAGTGACCGCCTGTGTGCTCGGAGCCTACGTCCCTTTGGCCAAAATGAACTGGGACGTGGTGAGATCCATCCCGAGCCGTAAGACAAGAATTATTGCCATCATCATTGGCGTCCAGCTGATCTCCTCTGCACTCTGCCAGTGGTTTGCTGTTGCTGCCTGCAAGATGCACGCCCTGCGACGATGCTTCATCCTTCCTTTGTACCTGGCCTCTCTAGCTGTCATGGCTCTGCTTGTTGTCCCTGTCATCGTCTACTATCAGGACTACAGAATTAGTCTGAACGGGGCTGCAACCAACTTCACAAGCTACTGCAGTGTGGTCGTAGAAAGGAGAAACCAGAGCTTGAACGGCAGTGTGTTTCCACACCTGGTTCTGGATGTTACACACACCCTGTGCTTCCTGGACATGTCCAAGACGGTTGACATCGGCATACTGACAG GTTCAGCCGTGTCCTGGTGGCTTGGTCTTGTGTTGTCCACCCTCCACCTGTGGTACTTCAATGTCTATCGTATCCAGAGGACCCAAGACCTGTTCATCCGGAGGCTGTATGACGGAGCCTTTATTGAGCAGTCTCTGCTCCTCAACACCCGATTCGACATCCAGACCAAAGGCAAGACAAAGAA TTTCAAGCCATCTGAAACGGCGATGATATATCTGTGTGCGACCATGTGGCACGAGACATACGACGAGATGATGAACATCATTATATCAATCTTTAG ttcctctttgtgtttctctgaacACTGCAGAATGGACAAGTACAGACCAAAAATCGGACCAAAGTTCAACGATTTCACCTTCGAAGCCCATATCTACTTTGACGATGCATTCAAACATGACGAGAATCAGGGGAGTCACCTCAACGAATACGCAAGAGACCTTGTGGAAATCTTCACAGAAGTTTACAG CATCTTCACAAACATGGATGATAAGCTCTTCAAAAAGAAGCCGCACCATTTCCCCGATCAGAAGATCATAAAGACGCCGTATGGAGGTCGTCTTGTGGTCACCATGCCTCAAGGGAACATTATTGTGGTTCACTTCAAGGATAAAGATTTTGTTCGCCACAAGAAGAGATGGTCTCAG GTCATGTATCTTTACTACCTTCTGGGATGGAAACTCATTGCCAAATATTACACCCGCTGGCAGAAGGGAGAGGACGAGAATGTGCTGAAAGCGGAGATCCAG agagagaaacacaacaccTATCTCCTGGCTTTAGACGGGGACACGGACTTCCAGCCGTCCGCTGTGATGCTTCTCATAGATCGTCTGAAAATGTACCCACGTGTCGGGGCAGCGTGTGGCAGGATTCACCCCACTGGATCAG GTCCTGCAGTGTGGATCCAGAAGTTTGAGTACGCCGTCAGTCATCGGCTGCAGAAGACAGCGGAACACGTGTTCGGCTGCGTGCTGTGCAGCCCCGGCTGTTTCAGTCTGTACAGAGCAGAGGCGCTGATGGACGACAACGTCATGAAAAGATACTCCACCAAGTCCACGGAGGCGAGCCACCACGTCCAGTATGATCAAG GTGAGGACCGCTGGCTGTGCACTCTGCTGCTGAAGCAAGGATGGAGAGTGGAGTACACCGCTGCATCTGATGCTTACACCAATGCACCTGAGAATTTCAAAGAACTCTACAACCAG CGCCGCCGATGGGGGCCGTCCACAATGGCCAACGTGGTGGATCTGCTGGGCTCCACCAACATCATCTCCAAGAGGAATCCGTCAATCTCGAAACCCTTCATGTTCTACCAGCTGTTTGCCCTCACCTTGGCCATCCTGGCCCCGGCCACCATCTGCCTCTTGATTGCAG GTAGTTTGTCCTCCGTTTTCAACATGCATGCCAACAGTGCGCTCATCCTGGCTGTGATACCTCCTACCATCTACCTGGGCCTGTGCTTCAAACTCGAGTCGAACACTCAAATCACTGTTGCAGGATTCATGAGTATCGTATATGCATTCCTTATGTTCATGGTGACGTTGTCCATTGTCG GCACGATGGTGAAGGAAAGAACCATCTTGACACCCAGCAGCCTTTTCGTCATCTCCATGGCTATAATTTATGTTATCACTGCGATACTGCATCCTCAGGAGATCCACTTGGTGTTTTACGGCTTTCTGTACATCCCCTGCATCCCCAGCGCTTACCTCCTGCTTACCATCTATTCCATGGCCAACCTGAACAATGTGTCCTGGGGCACTCGGGACTCAAAACCCGCCACAGCAGCTGTCCAACCTGAAGAAACCACCCAGCTAACAACGGCACAGAAAG CTAAAAACACCTTCCAGTGCGTCTCCTCGTGGTTTAAATGTGGCAAAAAGTCCAGCCAGTACAGCCTCATTCCCCAGCATGAGTCCCCAGAGTTCGAGTCTGAACTCCAGCCCCAAAACACTGTTGTGGATGACATAAGGATCCCACAGGAAGAACA gCCAGTGGAGCCAGTTTTTGGGCGTCCAGTTGAAT GTTGGGTCACGCAACTTCAGAGTCAGTGTGATGACATACAACTACAGGAGGACTCACTCGACAAG gaggaggagaacttCTTCAAAGAACTTCTGGACACGTACCTGCAACCTTTGGCcgaagacaaagagaaacagaaaaagatggCCAGTGACCTGCGAGGCCTGAGAAACAAG ATAAACTTGGCCTTCTTCACCTTGAATGCCCTGTGGCTGGTGGCGACATTTACCCTCCAGCTCCTCGAGGCCTCCGTCTCCATCAGGCTCCCCAAAATCGACCTGGACCTCCAGTTCACCGGGGAAGACATAAACGTCGATCCCATCGCCTTCATGTTCATTCTGGGATTCGCTACAACGATTGTGATCCAGTTCTTTGCCATGCTGTACCACAG AGTCTACACGCTGATACATTACGTTGCCTTTCTGGACACAGAGCCCGCAGGGCAAAAACctgaaaaagaagatttttACACACCAGACAAAAAG ATTGACACGGCGTCACACGACAACACggcatccacctccaccttcacctccacctccacctccacctccatctctaACTCCCAGGAAGAGTCCGACCCCGAAGACAGCGACGATGAGTTCTTCCAGAACTTGTACACCAGACGAGATGACGGAGGGGCGACGGTGTCAACATAA
- the LOC104937680 gene encoding C3a anaphylatoxin chemotactic receptor, translating into MFPNASVPLLTTKTSKNGEATTVDIDAIMDNVSIVLYTLTVVLGITGNSVVIWVAGFKLKPKVTNVWLVNLAIADLIFCFTRVLSLTKKLFFDHWPFGVFLCKFNGFFKYANMFCSVFLLAIISLDRALCVWHPVFTKRRRTLFVARVVAVCVWITAIIFSTPYFIYRHIHLKNNLTKCSLDASVGLYSLRFLCGFMLPFIVILICYIVAGIGIRRTRLSGKSRPLRILASLVVAFFICWAPYHCLLLVKMVNKTNLVVKIWHPVASGIAFFNSCVNPLLYFCMGLDVRGRFRQSLAGVYKRALAEDIDGQTTQSNERSLDDSSGSKQSTVVVSGRSRTTVDVAKV; encoded by the exons ATGTTTCCCAATGCCTCTGTGCCTCTTCTCACCACCAAGACGTCCAAGAATGGTGAGGCAACGACTGTGGACATTGACGCCATCATGGACAATGTCAGCATCGTCCTCTACACACTGACCGTGGTGCTCGGCATCACGGGGAACTCTGTGGTGATCTGGGTGGCCGGATTCAAACTCAAG CCGAAGGTCACCAACGTGTGGTTGGTAAATCTGGCGATAGCAGACCtgattttctgcttcacacGAGTCCTCTCCCTCACTAAGAAGCTCTTCTTCGACCACTGGCCCTTCGGCGTCTTCCTCTGCAAGTTCAACGGTTTCTTCAAGTACGCCAACatgttctgctctgtgtttctgttggccATCATCAGCTTGGACCGAGCGCTCTGCGTCTGGCATCCAGTTTTCACAAAGAGGCGGCGCACCCTGTTCGTTGCAAGGGTGGTGGCGGTCTGCGTGTGGATCACTGCGATCATCTTCAGCACGCCGTACTTCATCTATCGCCATATCCACTTGAAGAACAACCTGACCAAGTGTTCTTTGGACGCGAGTGTAGGTCTCTACTCCCTCCGCTTCCTGTGTGGCTTCATGTTACCTTTCATTGTCATCCTCATCTGTTACATCGTGGCTGGGATTGGCATCCGACGCACGCGCCTGTCAGGGAAGTCGCGCCCACTACGTATATTAGCATCGTTAGTCGTCGCCTTCTTCATCTGCTGGGCGCCATACCACTGCCTCCTGCTGGTGAAGATGGTGAATAAAACAAACCTAGTGGTGAAGATCTGGCACCCGGTGGCGTCCGGCATTGCTTTCTTTAACAGCTGCGTGAACCCGCTGCTGTACTTCTGCATGGGGCTGGATGTGAGAGGGCGGTTCAGGCAGAGTCTGGCAGGCGTGTACAAGAGAGCTCTTGCGGAGGACATAGACGGACAGACAACCCAGTCCAACGAACGCAGTTTGGACGACAGCAGCGGGTCCAAACAAAGTACTGTCGTGGTGTCGGGAAGGAGTCGGACAACAGTGGATGTAGCTAAAGTTTGA